TACCAGAGCGTTTCTTCGTGTCATTATTCGACGCACAATAGCTATGCGTTCTCTGGTTCATGTGGTAACTGATGGTTGAGTCGTTGTTTCGCGTGCTTGATTGGGCCCAACAGTTCTCTGATCCGTTGGCATGGTTGGTGCTTGCTGCTTTCCTCGGTGGCGCAGCACTCGAATACGTGGGGCGAGACAGTGCTCGAACGCTCACTGTTGTGGCGTGGATCCTGTTCGCTGCGTTTTGGTTTTCGTTGATCCACCACTACCTCATCGATTCGAAGAGTATCATCGAAGGCATCGGTAGTATTATCGCAGTCCCAGCAAGCGTCTACACGGGATATCTCCTCTTGCGCGGTCGGGATTCGCTTTTCGTTCTTTCCCGAGCTATTGCCGCCATGGGGCTCATTTTCCTGCCATTCGAGGCGATCCCTATGTTGACAACGGGATTGATCGAGATCGTAACTCATCAGACAGAGCTCCTAATGGGAGTGTTTGGGCAGACTGCGCCCGCAGATTATCGTGTTGTTAGTGGTGCAGTCGTCGGACGCCCGGATCGCAGGAGCACATTCCTGTTTGTCGCAGAGAACGGCCATCGGCTAACGTATACGATTCGTATTGCCTGTACAGGACTCGGGAGCATGGCTATCATTGGCGGCCTCATCGCCGCCGTTCGTGCTCCACTCG
The nucleotide sequence above comes from Halocatena marina. Encoded proteins:
- the artA gene encoding archaeosortase A gives rise to the protein MVESLFRVLDWAQQFSDPLAWLVLAAFLGGAALEYVGRDSARTLTVVAWILFAAFWFSLIHHYLIDSKSIIEGIGSIIAVPASVYTGYLLLRGRDSLFVLSRAIAAMGLIFLPFEAIPMLTTGLIEIVTHQTELLMGVFGQTAPADYRVVSGAVVGRPDRRSTFLFVAENGHRLTYTIRIACTGLGSMAIIGGLIAAVRAPLAQKFRALSVSLPVIYALNLVRNTFIGLTFGQQRLHIAPDLILGLFSATDPYRVSYFIADRILAQSLSVVALVGITWLVVRELPVALVVVEDLLYMVTGTEYDLHAIN